A portion of the Intestinibacillus sp. Marseille-P6563 genome contains these proteins:
- a CDS encoding cobalt-precorrin 5A hydrolase, with amino-acid sequence MIWGKVVSFTDRGAAVGQRIAVLLPDDKIECYARGVDVSLKGTKLSRMVQQAMVDCSLLIFVGATGIAVRSIAPYLQGKAYDPAVLVVDENARFVISLVSGHLGGANALAERLADGLGAQAVVTTATDGRGIFAVDTWAREHGCAVLDPKNIQYVSAALLRGDTVGCKTAFAVRGSVPRYIALNRDRCESGFTVDFSGEEHPFAHTLHLVPRIVHVGIGCRRGTPADAIEAAVQQALDKAKVHPAALCAVASIDLKKNEAGLLEFCKAHNLSLATYPAEVLQKVDGSFTASAFVQQTVGVDNVCERAAVQSAGGGALLCAKTAQNGVTVALAAENWGIEF; translated from the coding sequence ATGATCTGGGGCAAGGTGGTGTCGTTTACCGACCGGGGCGCTGCTGTCGGGCAGCGCATCGCGGTGCTGTTGCCGGATGACAAAATCGAGTGCTATGCCCGCGGGGTAGATGTGTCGCTCAAAGGCACCAAACTTTCCCGTATGGTGCAACAAGCCATGGTTGATTGCAGCCTGCTGATTTTCGTGGGGGCAACCGGCATCGCCGTGCGCTCGATTGCGCCGTATTTGCAGGGCAAGGCCTATGACCCGGCGGTATTGGTCGTGGATGAAAATGCGCGGTTTGTAATTTCGCTGGTGTCCGGCCACTTAGGCGGCGCCAACGCCTTGGCCGAGCGGCTGGCGGACGGACTGGGCGCGCAGGCGGTCGTCACAACGGCGACCGATGGCCGCGGCATCTTCGCGGTCGATACTTGGGCGAGGGAGCACGGCTGCGCGGTGCTCGACCCAAAGAACATTCAGTATGTTTCGGCGGCGCTGCTGCGAGGCGACACGGTCGGCTGCAAGACTGCTTTTGCCGTGCGCGGTTCTGTGCCGCGATACATTGCGCTCAACCGCGACCGCTGCGAGAGCGGCTTTACGGTCGATTTCAGCGGAGAAGAACACCCATTTGCACATACGCTGCATCTGGTGCCCCGCATCGTGCATGTCGGCATCGGCTGCCGGCGCGGCACACCAGCGGACGCGATCGAAGCCGCCGTGCAGCAGGCGCTGGACAAGGCGAAAGTACATCCGGCGGCGCTGTGTGCCGTGGCGTCCATTGACCTGAAGAAGAACGAAGCCGGGCTGCTCGAATTTTGCAAGGCGCATAATCTGTCGCTTGCAACCTATCCAGCCGAAGTGCTTCAAAAGGTCGACGGTTCGTTTACGGCGTCTGCGTTTGTGCAACAGACCGTGGGGGTGGACAATGTCTGCGAACGTGCGGCCGTGCAAAGCGCAGGTGGCGGCGCACTTTTGTGTGCGAAGACCGCACAAAACGGCGTAACCGTGGCGCTGGCCGCCGAAAATTGGGGGATAGAGTTTTGA
- the hemA gene encoding glutamyl-tRNA reductase produces the protein MNIQMIGIDFQGADIAQREPLSFTKNQVLGLLPKLKDGEHVLACALLATCNRTELYLHAAQEIDALALLARAAGFQTETYRPLAVTRKGPEAARHIMKVAAGLQSQIFGDDQIVTQVRTALDLAYEAGTADSVLGTLLRRAVAAGKRVKTETRLTGVPVSAASRGVERAAAFCGSLDGKRAVVIGNGEMGRLAASLLRQAGCAVTITLRSYRHGETIVPAGCDTHAYDDRLACIEGADLVFSATTSPHFTLTAEQIASLQNPPRLFVDLAMPRDIERAAADDGRVMIWNLDDLGQLGDENAAERALAVDILDKEYAEFKAWYDYRQALPVMALLKDAAVERVHFDHQYEELARSGDLDGLIQMAVGKTIDMLLGGMKDIVSEERLVGCLQHIKKGSGR, from the coding sequence TTGAACATACAAATGATCGGCATCGATTTTCAAGGCGCGGACATCGCGCAGCGGGAACCGTTGTCGTTTACCAAAAATCAGGTGCTCGGGCTGCTGCCCAAACTGAAAGACGGCGAACATGTCCTGGCCTGCGCGCTGCTGGCTACCTGCAACCGTACCGAATTATACCTGCATGCTGCGCAGGAGATCGATGCGTTGGCATTGCTGGCGCGGGCGGCGGGTTTTCAGACGGAGACTTACCGTCCGCTCGCCGTAACGCGCAAGGGTCCGGAGGCGGCACGGCACATCATGAAGGTTGCCGCCGGGCTGCAATCGCAGATTTTCGGGGACGACCAGATCGTCACCCAGGTGCGCACCGCGCTCGACCTGGCCTATGAAGCAGGCACGGCGGACAGCGTGCTGGGCACATTGCTGCGCCGGGCGGTGGCAGCTGGAAAACGGGTCAAGACCGAAACACGACTGACCGGCGTGCCGGTTTCGGCGGCGTCGCGGGGTGTCGAGCGAGCAGCGGCCTTTTGTGGTAGTTTGGACGGCAAGCGAGCGGTCGTGATTGGCAACGGTGAGATGGGGCGTTTGGCCGCGTCGCTTTTGCGGCAGGCCGGTTGCGCGGTCACCATTACCCTGCGCTCGTACCGACACGGGGAAACCATCGTCCCCGCCGGGTGCGATACCCATGCGTATGACGACCGTTTGGCGTGCATCGAAGGCGCGGATTTGGTGTTCAGTGCGACCACCAGCCCGCATTTTACCTTGACCGCCGAACAAATCGCCAGTCTGCAAAACCCACCGCGATTGTTCGTCGATTTGGCCATGCCGCGCGACATTGAGCGTGCTGCGGCAGACGATGGCCGGGTGATGATTTGGAATCTGGACGACCTCGGGCAGCTGGGCGACGAAAATGCCGCCGAGCGCGCGCTGGCGGTCGATATTCTGGACAAGGAATATGCCGAGTTCAAAGCTTGGTATGATTACCGGCAGGCGCTCCCGGTGATGGCGCTGCTCAAGGACGCGGCCGTCGAGCGGGTGCATTTTGACCATCAATATGAGGAACTCGCGCGCAGCGGCGATTTGGATGGGCTCATCCAGATGGCGGTCGGCAAAACGATCGACATGCTGCTGGGCGGAATGAAGGATATTGTCAGTGAGGAGCGGCTGGTCGGCTGCCTCCAGCATATAAAGAAAGGAAGCGGCAGATGA
- the cobI gene encoding precorrin-2 C(20)-methyltransferase — MKQGILYGVGVGPGDPELMTRKAVRILETCDVIAAPQSEGNDKTAMAIAAEFVQDKPVVYFDMPMTRDKVKMAQSHDHAADEICRLLDEGKMVAFLTLGDPTIYSTYWYVHKRVLARGYDARLVPGVPSFCAAAAAVGTALVEGSEMLHIVPASHQSTDEGLALPGTKVLMKAGRSILDVREKLRADGKLQQAALVERATMEGERVVRDLDELTDPTGYFSIIIVKEGQA; from the coding sequence ATGAAACAGGGAATTTTATACGGTGTCGGCGTTGGGCCGGGCGACCCGGAATTGATGACGCGCAAGGCGGTCCGCATTTTGGAGACCTGCGATGTGATCGCAGCGCCCCAGTCGGAGGGCAACGACAAAACCGCTATGGCCATTGCGGCCGAATTTGTACAGGACAAACCGGTGGTCTACTTCGATATGCCCATGACGCGCGACAAGGTCAAAATGGCGCAAAGCCACGACCACGCGGCGGACGAAATTTGCCGTCTGCTGGACGAAGGCAAGATGGTAGCCTTTCTGACGCTGGGCGACCCGACCATCTATTCGACCTATTGGTATGTTCACAAACGGGTGCTCGCGCGCGGATATGATGCGCGGCTGGTACCCGGTGTGCCGTCGTTCTGCGCGGCGGCCGCTGCGGTGGGCACAGCCTTGGTCGAGGGCAGCGAAATGCTGCATATCGTGCCCGCTTCCCACCAAAGCACCGATGAAGGACTGGCCCTGCCGGGTACTAAAGTGTTGATGAAGGCCGGCCGGTCGATTTTGGATGTGCGCGAAAAACTGCGCGCAGACGGCAAGCTGCAACAGGCCGCGCTGGTCGAGCGCGCCACCATGGAAGGCGAGCGGGTCGTACGCGACTTGGACGAGCTGACCGACCCGACCGGATATTTTTCCATCATCATCGTCAAGGAGGGGCAGGCATGA
- the cobM gene encoding precorrin-4 C(11)-methyltransferase has translation MIYFVGAGSGAPDLITVRGAKLLEQADVIVYAGSLVNPALLEYKKEGCTVYNSATMTLEEVMDVMIPAARAGKLIVRLHTGDPCVYGAHREQMDVLDREGLDYEVVPGVSSFCGAAAALKAEYTLPDVSQTVILTRMEGRTPVPPKEKIELLAAHGATMVIFLSAGQLEKLSERLIEGGYTADTPAAIVYKATWPEEKVVRTTVGGLAQAARAEGITKTALITVGGFLGDVYERSKLYDPTFTTEFREASR, from the coding sequence ATGATTTATTTTGTGGGCGCCGGTTCAGGCGCACCCGATCTCATCACGGTACGCGGCGCCAAGCTGCTGGAACAGGCGGATGTGATCGTTTATGCCGGTTCGCTGGTCAATCCGGCCCTGCTGGAATACAAAAAAGAGGGCTGCACGGTCTACAACAGTGCGACCATGACGCTGGAAGAGGTCATGGACGTCATGATTCCGGCAGCCCGCGCGGGAAAGCTGATCGTGCGGCTGCATACGGGTGACCCCTGCGTCTATGGCGCGCACCGCGAGCAGATGGACGTGCTTGACCGCGAAGGGCTGGACTACGAAGTCGTGCCCGGAGTTTCTTCCTTCTGTGGCGCCGCGGCAGCGCTCAAAGCCGAATATACGCTGCCGGACGTTTCCCAGACGGTCATTTTGACCCGTATGGAAGGGCGCACCCCCGTGCCGCCCAAGGAAAAGATCGAACTGTTGGCCGCTCACGGCGCGACGATGGTGATTTTCCTGTCCGCCGGACAGTTGGAAAAGCTTTCGGAACGGCTGATTGAAGGCGGCTATACCGCCGATACCCCGGCAGCAATTGTCTATAAAGCCACCTGGCCGGAGGAAAAGGTCGTGCGCACGACGGTTGGCGGACTCGCGCAGGCTGCCCGCGCAGAGGGCATCACCAAAACGGCTCTCATCACGGTCGGCGGCTTCCTGGGCGACGTGTATGAGCGTTCCAAGCTGTATGATCCGACCTTTACGACCGAATTCCGCGAGGCGTCCCGATGA